A single genomic interval of Seriola aureovittata isolate HTS-2021-v1 ecotype China chromosome 10, ASM2101889v1, whole genome shotgun sequence harbors:
- the zmp:0000001167 gene encoding protein phosphatase 1 regulatory subunit 12A isoform X7, with protein MAATDHSRSEAAKQRRQDQLQRWLGSETDQTGSDARETSGGSVTRRTKVRFAQGAVFMAACSAGDREEVAALLRQGADINHANIDGLTALHQACIDENAEMVQFLVESGSDVNRGDNEGWTPLHAAASCGFIQIAKYLIEHGAHVGAVNSEGELPLDVATEDAMERLLKAEIKKQGIDVDKARKEEERIMLQDAMAVLAGGGTLTPHPNTKATALHVAAAKGYIEVLKVLLQCGVDVDSRDTDSWTPLHAAAHWGQEEVCTLLADNMCDMGAVNNVGQTPLDVADENLVDALEELQKKQNALRSEKEKQTPVIETSPQISMVPVRARRTSISRMSSKEKICLHEREKHPPPALQSSPAEDEEEEGQTGQSQSQSQAKASSSSSSEEESESESDAESEKAKNREIINNLNNKRNTSSLLPTSMSTSTAASQVKKQEPSKPTTTEAPGSWRTSLRKAGSSVTLGSVGLSDSSQDASRPPESGLGMTRSASSPRLSSEADTKEPRLARVPPIPTRRLFSIPDSSPDNSNSSSYGKRLDDPTVTSASTGTSSAGLSRLNSVLAQRLPQEQIEKKDQSAVTTSNSQSTTTGEQETKQRRKSYLTPVRDEEAEAQRKARSRHARQSRRSTQGVTLTDLQEAEKTMKTMKTDNKGREKKEEEEKEKEKEAKPKKGEEGEVSWRSRIASLQKSDLLGLTQPAGTPRPQASDRRDVEASTGESETERWARERRERRQARARRKAQRTGESDDNDPSGEEEFSGSGLDPQTDKHLSSRSDVSCNDYTQGGESETKDFKKLFEEVSRENSQLQSQLQDTQRIISQTRLDLEKATQRQERFSDCSALLELERKDRRMLERRMAELEEELKVLVDLRADNQRLKDENGALIRVISKLSK; from the exons ATGGCGGCCACTGACCATTCCCGGTCCGAAGCTGCAAAACAGCGTCGGCAGGATCAGCTGCAGCGATGGCTGGGCTCGGAGACGGATCAGACGGGATCAGACGCGCGGGAAACCTCGGGCGGTTCCGTGACGCGGCGGACGAAAGTCCGGTTCGCCCAAGGAGCAGTGTTTATGGCCGCCTGCTCCGCCGGAGACCGGGAGGAGGTGGCAGCGCTGCTCCGGCAGGGAGCTGACATCAACCACGCCAACATAGACGGACTGACAGCGCTTCATCAG GCCTGCATTGATGAAAATGCTGAGATGGTGCAGTTTCTGGTGGAGAGCGGGAGTGACGTCAACAGAGGGGACAACGAGGGCTGGACTCCTCTGCACGCTGCAGCGTCCTGCGGCTTCATCCAGATCGCTAA ataCCTGATAGAGCACGGCGCTCACGTCGGGGCGGTGAACAGTGAAGGGGAGCTTCCTCTGGACGTGGCCACAGAAGACGCCATGGAGAGACTTCTCAAAGCTGAAATCAAGAAACAAG GCATAGACGTGGACAAGGCCcgaaaggaggaagagaggatcATGCTCCAGGACGCCATGGCGGTGCTGGCAGGAGGTGGCACTCTCACACCTCACCCAAACACCAAGGCGACCGCTCTCCATGTTGCTGCTGCCAAAGGCTACATTGAAGTCCTGAA GGTGCTGTTACAGTGCGGGGTGGATGTGGACAGCAGGGACACGGACAGCTGGACGCCCCTGCATGCAGCAGCTCACTGGGGGCAGGAGGAGGTGTGCACCCTTCTCGCTGACAACATGTGTGATATGGGTGCCGTCAACAATGTG GGCCAAACACCTCTAGATGTTGCCGATGAGAACCTGGTGGACGCTCTGGAGGAGCTACAGAAGAAACAGAACGCT TTACGCAgcgagaaagagaaacagactcCTGTTATTGAGACCAGCCCTCAAATCTCCATGGTACCAGTTCGCGCACGCAG GACATCTATCTCTCGTATGAGCAGTAAGGAGAAGATCTGCCTCCACGAGCGGGAGAAGCACCCACCTCCTGCCCTGCAGAGCAGTCCGgctgaggacgaggaggaggaaggccaGACGGGACAAAGTCAGTCTCAGAGCCAGGCAAAAGcttccagcagctccagctcggaggaggagagtgaatcTGAGAGTGATGCAGAGTCAG AGAAAGCGAAAAACCGAGAGATCATTAATAACTTGAACAACAAACGAAACACCAGCAGCCTGCTTCCTACCTCCATGTCAACGAGTACTGCTGCAAGCCAAGTGAAAAAG CAGGAACCAAGCAAACCCACAACCACTGAGGCCCCCGGCTCCTGGAGAACATCTCTGAGGAAGGCTGGTAGCTCGGTGACTCTGGGCTCAGTTGGACTGTCTGACTCCAGCCAGGATGCCAGCAGACCTCCAGAGTCAGGCCTGGGCATGACCCGCTCTGCCTCCAGCCCACGCCTCAGCTCCGAGGCCGACACCAAG GAGCCAAGGCTCGCTAGGGTACCACCTATTCCAACACGGAGACTCTTCAGTATTCCAGACAGCAGCCCTGACAACTCCAACAG CTCATCTTATGGAAAGAGACTGGATGACCCCACCGTGACCTCAGCTAGCACAGGAACAAGCTCTGCTGGACTCAGCCGCCTTAACAGTGTCTTGGCGCAGAG ACTTCCTCAGGAACAGATAGAGAAGAAGGATCAGTCTGCCGTCACCACCTCCAACTCTCAGAGCACGACCACGGGCGAACAGGAGACCAAGCAGAGGCGCAA ATCCTATCTGACGCCAGTGCGGGATGAAGAAGCAGAGGCGCAGAGGAAGGCTCGCTCCAGACACGCACGGCAGTCCCGCCGCTCCACTCAG GGGGTGACACTAACAGATCTGCAGGAAGCGGAGAAGACCATGAAAACCATGAAGACTGACaacaaagggagagaaaagaaggaggaggaagagaaggagaaagagaaggaagcaAAACCgaagaagggagaggagggg GAAGTGAGCTGGAGGTCTCGTATTGCCAGCCTGCAGAAGTCGGACCTGCTGGGCCTCACGCAGCCCGCTGGCACTCCACGGCCTCAGGCTTCTGACAGGAGAG ATGTTGAGGCCAGCACTGGGGAGAGTGAGACTGAGCGATGGGCCAGGGAGCGCAGGGAGAGGAGGCAAGCTCGGGCCAGAAGGAAGGCACAGAGGACCGGGGAG AGTGATGACAATGATCCCAGTGGAGAGGAAGAGTTCTCAGGCAGTGGGCTGGatccacag acagacaaacacttgagttcCAG GTCAGATGTATCCTGTAACGACTATACCCAGGGAGGAGAATCTGAGACCAAGGATTTTAAGAAG ttgttCGAGGAGGTCTCCAGAGAGAACAGCCAGCTCCAGTCTCAGCTGCAGGACACTCAGAGGATTATCAGTCAGACTAGGTTGGACCTGGAAAAGGCCACGCAG AGACAGGAGCGCTTCAGTGACTGTTCAgccctgctggagctggagagaaAG GACCGGAGGATGTTGGAGCGGCGAatggcagagctggaggaggagctaaAG GTTCTGGTTGACCTGAGAGCAGACAACCAGCGTCTTAAAGATGAAAATGGAGCACTGATCCGTGTCATCAGCAAACTCTCTAAATag
- the zmp:0000001167 gene encoding protein phosphatase 1 regulatory subunit 12A isoform X6, whose protein sequence is MAATDHSRSEAAKQRRQDQLQRWLGSETDQTGSDARETSGGSVTRRTKVRFAQGAVFMAACSAGDREEVAALLRQGADINHANIDGLTALHQACIDENAEMVQFLVESGSDVNRGDNEGWTPLHAAASCGFIQIAKYLIEHGAHVGAVNSEGELPLDVATEDAMERLLKAEIKKQGIDVDKARKEEERIMLQDAMAVLAGGGTLTPHPNTKATALHVAAAKGYIEVLKVLLQCGVDVDSRDTDSWTPLHAAAHWGQEEVCTLLADNMCDMGAVNNVGQTPLDVADENLVDALEELQKKQNALRSEKEKQTPVIETSPQISMVPVRARRTSISRMSSKEKICLHEREKHPPPALQSSPAEDEEEEGQTGQSQSQSQAKASSSSSSEEESESESDAESEKAKNREIINNLNNKRNTSSLLPTSMSTSTAASQVKKQEPSKPTTTEAPGSWRTSLRKAGSSVTLGSVGLSDSSQDASRPPESGLGMTRSASSPRLSSEADTKEPRLARVPPIPTRRLFSIPDSSPDNSNSWLSRSSSYTRRLHSQTGNDLTSSTPYLLHRCLCVSNGFCHVASSSYGKRLDDPTVTSASTGTSSAGLSRLNSVLAQRLPQEQIEKKDQSAVTTSNSQSTTTGEQETKQRRKSYLTPVRDEEAEAQRKARSRHARQSRRSTQGVTLTDLQEAEKTMKTMKTDNKGREKKEEEEKEKEKEAKPKKGEEGEVSWRSRIASLQKSDLLGLTQPAGTPRPQASDRRDVEASTGESETERWARERRERRQARARRKAQRTGESDDNDPSGEEEFSGSGLDPQTDKHLSSRSDVSCNDYTQGGESETKDFKKLFEEVSRENSQLQSQLQDTQRIISQTRLDLEKATQRQERFSDCSALLELERKVLVDLRADNQRLKDENGALIRVISKLSK, encoded by the exons ATGGCGGCCACTGACCATTCCCGGTCCGAAGCTGCAAAACAGCGTCGGCAGGATCAGCTGCAGCGATGGCTGGGCTCGGAGACGGATCAGACGGGATCAGACGCGCGGGAAACCTCGGGCGGTTCCGTGACGCGGCGGACGAAAGTCCGGTTCGCCCAAGGAGCAGTGTTTATGGCCGCCTGCTCCGCCGGAGACCGGGAGGAGGTGGCAGCGCTGCTCCGGCAGGGAGCTGACATCAACCACGCCAACATAGACGGACTGACAGCGCTTCATCAG GCCTGCATTGATGAAAATGCTGAGATGGTGCAGTTTCTGGTGGAGAGCGGGAGTGACGTCAACAGAGGGGACAACGAGGGCTGGACTCCTCTGCACGCTGCAGCGTCCTGCGGCTTCATCCAGATCGCTAA ataCCTGATAGAGCACGGCGCTCACGTCGGGGCGGTGAACAGTGAAGGGGAGCTTCCTCTGGACGTGGCCACAGAAGACGCCATGGAGAGACTTCTCAAAGCTGAAATCAAGAAACAAG GCATAGACGTGGACAAGGCCcgaaaggaggaagagaggatcATGCTCCAGGACGCCATGGCGGTGCTGGCAGGAGGTGGCACTCTCACACCTCACCCAAACACCAAGGCGACCGCTCTCCATGTTGCTGCTGCCAAAGGCTACATTGAAGTCCTGAA GGTGCTGTTACAGTGCGGGGTGGATGTGGACAGCAGGGACACGGACAGCTGGACGCCCCTGCATGCAGCAGCTCACTGGGGGCAGGAGGAGGTGTGCACCCTTCTCGCTGACAACATGTGTGATATGGGTGCCGTCAACAATGTG GGCCAAACACCTCTAGATGTTGCCGATGAGAACCTGGTGGACGCTCTGGAGGAGCTACAGAAGAAACAGAACGCT TTACGCAgcgagaaagagaaacagactcCTGTTATTGAGACCAGCCCTCAAATCTCCATGGTACCAGTTCGCGCACGCAG GACATCTATCTCTCGTATGAGCAGTAAGGAGAAGATCTGCCTCCACGAGCGGGAGAAGCACCCACCTCCTGCCCTGCAGAGCAGTCCGgctgaggacgaggaggaggaaggccaGACGGGACAAAGTCAGTCTCAGAGCCAGGCAAAAGcttccagcagctccagctcggaggaggagagtgaatcTGAGAGTGATGCAGAGTCAG AGAAAGCGAAAAACCGAGAGATCATTAATAACTTGAACAACAAACGAAACACCAGCAGCCTGCTTCCTACCTCCATGTCAACGAGTACTGCTGCAAGCCAAGTGAAAAAG CAGGAACCAAGCAAACCCACAACCACTGAGGCCCCCGGCTCCTGGAGAACATCTCTGAGGAAGGCTGGTAGCTCGGTGACTCTGGGCTCAGTTGGACTGTCTGACTCCAGCCAGGATGCCAGCAGACCTCCAGAGTCAGGCCTGGGCATGACCCGCTCTGCCTCCAGCCCACGCCTCAGCTCCGAGGCCGACACCAAG GAGCCAAGGCTCGCTAGGGTACCACCTATTCCAACACGGAGACTCTTCAGTATTCCAGACAGCAGCCCTGACAACTCCAACAG TTGGCTAAGCCGTAGCTCCTCTTACACCCGGCGCCTTCATAGTCAAACAGGGAATGATCTCACTAGTTCCACCCCCTATTTGCTTCACAG ATGCCTTTGTGTTTCCAATGGGTTTTGTCATGTTGCTAGCTCATCTTATGGAAAGAGACTGGATGACCCCACCGTGACCTCAGCTAGCACAGGAACAAGCTCTGCTGGACTCAGCCGCCTTAACAGTGTCTTGGCGCAGAG ACTTCCTCAGGAACAGATAGAGAAGAAGGATCAGTCTGCCGTCACCACCTCCAACTCTCAGAGCACGACCACGGGCGAACAGGAGACCAAGCAGAGGCGCAA ATCCTATCTGACGCCAGTGCGGGATGAAGAAGCAGAGGCGCAGAGGAAGGCTCGCTCCAGACACGCACGGCAGTCCCGCCGCTCCACTCAG GGGGTGACACTAACAGATCTGCAGGAAGCGGAGAAGACCATGAAAACCATGAAGACTGACaacaaagggagagaaaagaaggaggaggaagagaaggagaaagagaaggaagcaAAACCgaagaagggagaggagggg GAAGTGAGCTGGAGGTCTCGTATTGCCAGCCTGCAGAAGTCGGACCTGCTGGGCCTCACGCAGCCCGCTGGCACTCCACGGCCTCAGGCTTCTGACAGGAGAG ATGTTGAGGCCAGCACTGGGGAGAGTGAGACTGAGCGATGGGCCAGGGAGCGCAGGGAGAGGAGGCAAGCTCGGGCCAGAAGGAAGGCACAGAGGACCGGGGAG AGTGATGACAATGATCCCAGTGGAGAGGAAGAGTTCTCAGGCAGTGGGCTGGatccacag acagacaaacacttgagttcCAG GTCAGATGTATCCTGTAACGACTATACCCAGGGAGGAGAATCTGAGACCAAGGATTTTAAGAAG ttgttCGAGGAGGTCTCCAGAGAGAACAGCCAGCTCCAGTCTCAGCTGCAGGACACTCAGAGGATTATCAGTCAGACTAGGTTGGACCTGGAAAAGGCCACGCAG AGACAGGAGCGCTTCAGTGACTGTTCAgccctgctggagctggagagaaAG GTTCTGGTTGACCTGAGAGCAGACAACCAGCGTCTTAAAGATGAAAATGGAGCACTGATCCGTGTCATCAGCAAACTCTCTAAATag
- the zmp:0000001167 gene encoding protein phosphatase 1 regulatory subunit 12A isoform X4, which produces MAATDHSRSEAAKQRRQDQLQRWLGSETDQTGSDARETSGGSVTRRTKVRFAQGAVFMAACSAGDREEVAALLRQGADINHANIDGLTALHQACIDENAEMVQFLVESGSDVNRGDNEGWTPLHAAASCGFIQIAKYLIEHGAHVGAVNSEGELPLDVATEDAMERLLKAEIKKQGIDVDKARKEEERIMLQDAMAVLAGGGTLTPHPNTKATALHVAAAKGYIEVLKVLLQCGVDVDSRDTDSWTPLHAAAHWGQEEVCTLLADNMCDMGAVNNVGQTPLDVADENLVDALEELQKKQNALRSEKEKQTPVIETSPQISMVPVRARRTSISRMSSKEKICLHEREKHPPPALQSSPAEDEEEEGQTGQSQSQSQAKASSSSSSEEESESESDAESEKAKNREIINNLNNKRNTSSLLPTSMSTSTAASQVKKQEPSKPTTTEAPGSWRTSLRKAGSSVTLGSVGLSDSSQDASRPPESGLGMTRSASSPRLSSEADTKEPRLARVPPIPTRRLFSIPDSSPDNSNSWLSRSSSYTRRLHSQTGNDLTSSTPYLLHSSSYGKRLDDPTVTSASTGTSSAGLSRLNSVLAQRLPQEQIEKKDQSAVTTSNSQSTTTGEQETKQRRKSYLTPVRDEEAEAQRKARSRHARQSRRSTQGVTLTDLQEAEKTMKTMKTDNKGREKKEEEEKEKEKEAKPKKGEEGEVSWRSRIASLQKSDLLGLTQPAGTPRPQASDRRDVEASTGESETERWARERRERRQARARRKAQRTGESDDNDPSGEEEFSGSGLDPQTDKHLSSRSDVSCNDYTQGGESETKDFKKLFEEVSRENSQLQSQLQDTQRIISQTRLDLEKATQRQERFSDCSALLELERKDRRMLERRMAELEEELKVLVDLRADNQRLKDENGALIRVISKLSK; this is translated from the exons ATGGCGGCCACTGACCATTCCCGGTCCGAAGCTGCAAAACAGCGTCGGCAGGATCAGCTGCAGCGATGGCTGGGCTCGGAGACGGATCAGACGGGATCAGACGCGCGGGAAACCTCGGGCGGTTCCGTGACGCGGCGGACGAAAGTCCGGTTCGCCCAAGGAGCAGTGTTTATGGCCGCCTGCTCCGCCGGAGACCGGGAGGAGGTGGCAGCGCTGCTCCGGCAGGGAGCTGACATCAACCACGCCAACATAGACGGACTGACAGCGCTTCATCAG GCCTGCATTGATGAAAATGCTGAGATGGTGCAGTTTCTGGTGGAGAGCGGGAGTGACGTCAACAGAGGGGACAACGAGGGCTGGACTCCTCTGCACGCTGCAGCGTCCTGCGGCTTCATCCAGATCGCTAA ataCCTGATAGAGCACGGCGCTCACGTCGGGGCGGTGAACAGTGAAGGGGAGCTTCCTCTGGACGTGGCCACAGAAGACGCCATGGAGAGACTTCTCAAAGCTGAAATCAAGAAACAAG GCATAGACGTGGACAAGGCCcgaaaggaggaagagaggatcATGCTCCAGGACGCCATGGCGGTGCTGGCAGGAGGTGGCACTCTCACACCTCACCCAAACACCAAGGCGACCGCTCTCCATGTTGCTGCTGCCAAAGGCTACATTGAAGTCCTGAA GGTGCTGTTACAGTGCGGGGTGGATGTGGACAGCAGGGACACGGACAGCTGGACGCCCCTGCATGCAGCAGCTCACTGGGGGCAGGAGGAGGTGTGCACCCTTCTCGCTGACAACATGTGTGATATGGGTGCCGTCAACAATGTG GGCCAAACACCTCTAGATGTTGCCGATGAGAACCTGGTGGACGCTCTGGAGGAGCTACAGAAGAAACAGAACGCT TTACGCAgcgagaaagagaaacagactcCTGTTATTGAGACCAGCCCTCAAATCTCCATGGTACCAGTTCGCGCACGCAG GACATCTATCTCTCGTATGAGCAGTAAGGAGAAGATCTGCCTCCACGAGCGGGAGAAGCACCCACCTCCTGCCCTGCAGAGCAGTCCGgctgaggacgaggaggaggaaggccaGACGGGACAAAGTCAGTCTCAGAGCCAGGCAAAAGcttccagcagctccagctcggaggaggagagtgaatcTGAGAGTGATGCAGAGTCAG AGAAAGCGAAAAACCGAGAGATCATTAATAACTTGAACAACAAACGAAACACCAGCAGCCTGCTTCCTACCTCCATGTCAACGAGTACTGCTGCAAGCCAAGTGAAAAAG CAGGAACCAAGCAAACCCACAACCACTGAGGCCCCCGGCTCCTGGAGAACATCTCTGAGGAAGGCTGGTAGCTCGGTGACTCTGGGCTCAGTTGGACTGTCTGACTCCAGCCAGGATGCCAGCAGACCTCCAGAGTCAGGCCTGGGCATGACCCGCTCTGCCTCCAGCCCACGCCTCAGCTCCGAGGCCGACACCAAG GAGCCAAGGCTCGCTAGGGTACCACCTATTCCAACACGGAGACTCTTCAGTATTCCAGACAGCAGCCCTGACAACTCCAACAG TTGGCTAAGCCGTAGCTCCTCTTACACCCGGCGCCTTCATAGTCAAACAGGGAATGATCTCACTAGTTCCACCCCCTATTTGCTTCACAG CTCATCTTATGGAAAGAGACTGGATGACCCCACCGTGACCTCAGCTAGCACAGGAACAAGCTCTGCTGGACTCAGCCGCCTTAACAGTGTCTTGGCGCAGAG ACTTCCTCAGGAACAGATAGAGAAGAAGGATCAGTCTGCCGTCACCACCTCCAACTCTCAGAGCACGACCACGGGCGAACAGGAGACCAAGCAGAGGCGCAA ATCCTATCTGACGCCAGTGCGGGATGAAGAAGCAGAGGCGCAGAGGAAGGCTCGCTCCAGACACGCACGGCAGTCCCGCCGCTCCACTCAG GGGGTGACACTAACAGATCTGCAGGAAGCGGAGAAGACCATGAAAACCATGAAGACTGACaacaaagggagagaaaagaaggaggaggaagagaaggagaaagagaaggaagcaAAACCgaagaagggagaggagggg GAAGTGAGCTGGAGGTCTCGTATTGCCAGCCTGCAGAAGTCGGACCTGCTGGGCCTCACGCAGCCCGCTGGCACTCCACGGCCTCAGGCTTCTGACAGGAGAG ATGTTGAGGCCAGCACTGGGGAGAGTGAGACTGAGCGATGGGCCAGGGAGCGCAGGGAGAGGAGGCAAGCTCGGGCCAGAAGGAAGGCACAGAGGACCGGGGAG AGTGATGACAATGATCCCAGTGGAGAGGAAGAGTTCTCAGGCAGTGGGCTGGatccacag acagacaaacacttgagttcCAG GTCAGATGTATCCTGTAACGACTATACCCAGGGAGGAGAATCTGAGACCAAGGATTTTAAGAAG ttgttCGAGGAGGTCTCCAGAGAGAACAGCCAGCTCCAGTCTCAGCTGCAGGACACTCAGAGGATTATCAGTCAGACTAGGTTGGACCTGGAAAAGGCCACGCAG AGACAGGAGCGCTTCAGTGACTGTTCAgccctgctggagctggagagaaAG GACCGGAGGATGTTGGAGCGGCGAatggcagagctggaggaggagctaaAG GTTCTGGTTGACCTGAGAGCAGACAACCAGCGTCTTAAAGATGAAAATGGAGCACTGATCCGTGTCATCAGCAAACTCTCTAAATag
- the zmp:0000001167 gene encoding protein phosphatase 1 regulatory subunit 12A isoform X1, with amino-acid sequence MAATDHSRSEAAKQRRQDQLQRWLGSETDQTGSDARETSGGSVTRRTKVRFAQGAVFMAACSAGDREEVAALLRQGADINHANIDGLTALHQACIDENAEMVQFLVESGSDVNRGDNEGWTPLHAAASCGFIQIAKYLIEHGAHVGAVNSEGELPLDVATEDAMERLLKAEIKKQGIDVDKARKEEERIMLQDAMAVLAGGGTLTPHPNTKATALHVAAAKGYIEVLKVLLQCGVDVDSRDTDSWTPLHAAAHWGQEEVCTLLADNMCDMGAVNNVGQTPLDVADENLVDALEELQKKQNALRSEKEKQTPVIETSPQISMVPVRARRTSISRMSSKEKICLHEREKHPPPALQSSPAEDEEEEGQTGQSQSQSQAKASSSSSSEEESESESDAESEKAKNREIINNLNNKRNTSSLLPTSMSTSTAASQVKKQEPSKPTTTEAPGSWRTSLRKAGSSVTLGSVGLSDSSQDASRPPESGLGMTRSASSPRLSSEADTKEPRLARVPPIPTRRLFSIPDSSPDNSNSWLSRSSSYTRRLHSQTGNDLTSSTPYLLHRCLCVSNGFCHVASSSYGKRLDDPTVTSASTGTSSAGLSRLNSVLAQRLPQEQIEKKDQSAVTTSNSQSTTTGEQETKQRRKSYLTPVRDEEAEAQRKARSRHARQSRRSTQGVTLTDLQEAEKTMKTMKTDNKGREKKEEEEKEKEKEAKPKKGEEGEVSWRSRIASLQKSDLLGLTQPAGTPRPQASDRRDVEASTGESETERWARERRERRQARARRKAQRTGESDDNDPSGEEEFSGSGLDPQTDKHLSSRSDVSCNDYTQGGESETKDFKKLFEEVSRENSQLQSQLQDTQRIISQTRLDLEKATQRQERFSDCSALLELERKDRRMLERRMAELEEELKVLVDLRADNQRLKDENGALIRVISKLSK; translated from the exons ATGGCGGCCACTGACCATTCCCGGTCCGAAGCTGCAAAACAGCGTCGGCAGGATCAGCTGCAGCGATGGCTGGGCTCGGAGACGGATCAGACGGGATCAGACGCGCGGGAAACCTCGGGCGGTTCCGTGACGCGGCGGACGAAAGTCCGGTTCGCCCAAGGAGCAGTGTTTATGGCCGCCTGCTCCGCCGGAGACCGGGAGGAGGTGGCAGCGCTGCTCCGGCAGGGAGCTGACATCAACCACGCCAACATAGACGGACTGACAGCGCTTCATCAG GCCTGCATTGATGAAAATGCTGAGATGGTGCAGTTTCTGGTGGAGAGCGGGAGTGACGTCAACAGAGGGGACAACGAGGGCTGGACTCCTCTGCACGCTGCAGCGTCCTGCGGCTTCATCCAGATCGCTAA ataCCTGATAGAGCACGGCGCTCACGTCGGGGCGGTGAACAGTGAAGGGGAGCTTCCTCTGGACGTGGCCACAGAAGACGCCATGGAGAGACTTCTCAAAGCTGAAATCAAGAAACAAG GCATAGACGTGGACAAGGCCcgaaaggaggaagagaggatcATGCTCCAGGACGCCATGGCGGTGCTGGCAGGAGGTGGCACTCTCACACCTCACCCAAACACCAAGGCGACCGCTCTCCATGTTGCTGCTGCCAAAGGCTACATTGAAGTCCTGAA GGTGCTGTTACAGTGCGGGGTGGATGTGGACAGCAGGGACACGGACAGCTGGACGCCCCTGCATGCAGCAGCTCACTGGGGGCAGGAGGAGGTGTGCACCCTTCTCGCTGACAACATGTGTGATATGGGTGCCGTCAACAATGTG GGCCAAACACCTCTAGATGTTGCCGATGAGAACCTGGTGGACGCTCTGGAGGAGCTACAGAAGAAACAGAACGCT TTACGCAgcgagaaagagaaacagactcCTGTTATTGAGACCAGCCCTCAAATCTCCATGGTACCAGTTCGCGCACGCAG GACATCTATCTCTCGTATGAGCAGTAAGGAGAAGATCTGCCTCCACGAGCGGGAGAAGCACCCACCTCCTGCCCTGCAGAGCAGTCCGgctgaggacgaggaggaggaaggccaGACGGGACAAAGTCAGTCTCAGAGCCAGGCAAAAGcttccagcagctccagctcggaggaggagagtgaatcTGAGAGTGATGCAGAGTCAG AGAAAGCGAAAAACCGAGAGATCATTAATAACTTGAACAACAAACGAAACACCAGCAGCCTGCTTCCTACCTCCATGTCAACGAGTACTGCTGCAAGCCAAGTGAAAAAG CAGGAACCAAGCAAACCCACAACCACTGAGGCCCCCGGCTCCTGGAGAACATCTCTGAGGAAGGCTGGTAGCTCGGTGACTCTGGGCTCAGTTGGACTGTCTGACTCCAGCCAGGATGCCAGCAGACCTCCAGAGTCAGGCCTGGGCATGACCCGCTCTGCCTCCAGCCCACGCCTCAGCTCCGAGGCCGACACCAAG GAGCCAAGGCTCGCTAGGGTACCACCTATTCCAACACGGAGACTCTTCAGTATTCCAGACAGCAGCCCTGACAACTCCAACAG TTGGCTAAGCCGTAGCTCCTCTTACACCCGGCGCCTTCATAGTCAAACAGGGAATGATCTCACTAGTTCCACCCCCTATTTGCTTCACAG ATGCCTTTGTGTTTCCAATGGGTTTTGTCATGTTGCTAGCTCATCTTATGGAAAGAGACTGGATGACCCCACCGTGACCTCAGCTAGCACAGGAACAAGCTCTGCTGGACTCAGCCGCCTTAACAGTGTCTTGGCGCAGAG ACTTCCTCAGGAACAGATAGAGAAGAAGGATCAGTCTGCCGTCACCACCTCCAACTCTCAGAGCACGACCACGGGCGAACAGGAGACCAAGCAGAGGCGCAA ATCCTATCTGACGCCAGTGCGGGATGAAGAAGCAGAGGCGCAGAGGAAGGCTCGCTCCAGACACGCACGGCAGTCCCGCCGCTCCACTCAG GGGGTGACACTAACAGATCTGCAGGAAGCGGAGAAGACCATGAAAACCATGAAGACTGACaacaaagggagagaaaagaaggaggaggaagagaaggagaaagagaaggaagcaAAACCgaagaagggagaggagggg GAAGTGAGCTGGAGGTCTCGTATTGCCAGCCTGCAGAAGTCGGACCTGCTGGGCCTCACGCAGCCCGCTGGCACTCCACGGCCTCAGGCTTCTGACAGGAGAG ATGTTGAGGCCAGCACTGGGGAGAGTGAGACTGAGCGATGGGCCAGGGAGCGCAGGGAGAGGAGGCAAGCTCGGGCCAGAAGGAAGGCACAGAGGACCGGGGAG AGTGATGACAATGATCCCAGTGGAGAGGAAGAGTTCTCAGGCAGTGGGCTGGatccacag acagacaaacacttgagttcCAG GTCAGATGTATCCTGTAACGACTATACCCAGGGAGGAGAATCTGAGACCAAGGATTTTAAGAAG ttgttCGAGGAGGTCTCCAGAGAGAACAGCCAGCTCCAGTCTCAGCTGCAGGACACTCAGAGGATTATCAGTCAGACTAGGTTGGACCTGGAAAAGGCCACGCAG AGACAGGAGCGCTTCAGTGACTGTTCAgccctgctggagctggagagaaAG GACCGGAGGATGTTGGAGCGGCGAatggcagagctggaggaggagctaaAG GTTCTGGTTGACCTGAGAGCAGACAACCAGCGTCTTAAAGATGAAAATGGAGCACTGATCCGTGTCATCAGCAAACTCTCTAAATag